The sequence CACCTTTGCCGCAATCATCTATGCAATCTCCTATTCACTCATCAATTCACTGATCATCTTCTGCATGACGAAATTGGAAGGTGAATCGACGGAGAACGAATGGAAACTCACTATATGGGATTTAGCCACGTCTTTGGTATTCATCCCGTTAGCTGTCGCCTACAGCCTGCTTGCAGATCAGCTTGGAAACTATTCTCTCCTGCTGTTGGGAGCTCCATTCCTGATCATTCTGCTGATCATCAAACGGTTCGCTTTTTCAGGGGAGTTTCAGGAGAAACTGTCGTCGGCCGTTGAAATGGGCCATGAACTGACGGACAGCCTGCTGACGGATGAAGTGATTGAAAAGTTCATCGAGAAGATCAAACACGTCGTGAATTATGACCAGCTGTATCTGCTGGATGTCACGAAACAGAAAGAACTAAAGCTGCTCACTTGCTCGGAAGCGGGAGAGATTGCAGAGAATTCCCATTTCTTCACTTGCGACCCGGATTCGTATCATCTGATGAATGCAGAAAAAGCGGTAATCCATCCGACTGCCAAGGAAATCAGGAAACTGACCCAGTTCTCGTTCAGTAATTCCGTGCAGAGCCTTCTGATTGCTCCAGTCATCCGCAACGGAACGACAGAAGGCTTCCTGATATTGACGTCATTCCGGAAGAACTTTTTTGAGGATCTCGACAAGCGGATGGCCGAGCTGCTCACAGGCTATTTCGAAACGTCGATTGTCAAAGCGTATCATTATGAAAAGACGCTCGCCGTCAGCGAACGCTGCGGTCTTACCAAGCTGAACAACTTCAGGTATCTGACAAAGCAGATGACCCGCGAGATGGATAGGATCCGGTCCGGGGAGCTCAGTGATTTGTCGGCCATCATCATGGATATCGACCATTTCAAATCCATCAACGATACGTACGGCCACCAGAGCGGCAACGACATATTGGTCACGTTTGCGGACATTCTCCGAAAATACGAAACAAATGACCGGACGCTCGCCCGGTATGGCGGAGAAGAGTTTGTGCTCCTGCTCCCCGACATGACGAAAGACGGGGCTGCTGATCTCGCGGAACGGATCCGCAGGGAAGTGGAGGAGACGCTGTTCACCATCCAGCCGGACCTGTCGAAGGAGCGGAAACGGATTGGAATCCGCCTGACCGTGAGTCTCGGCGTCTCCTCTATTCCGGAAGATACGGATTCCGAATCGAGCCTGCTGCGGAATGCCGACCGGGCGCTGTACATCGGCGGCAAGCAGGCAGGTCGCAACCGTGTCGGAATCTATGAAGCTGACCGTTCAAAACCGATCGGTATTTAACGAATGACAGAAATAGAGATTGCTTCGGCAGTCTCTGTTTTTGTTGTAGATTTGTAGTATCCCTATATTGAACTTGCATCCCCAGTCCGGTATGCTGTAGATAGGAAAAAGGACCGAAACGGGGTGATGTCATGACAGCGAAAAGCCAGAAAAACCATGAAGCAGGACTTACCTTAGTGGAAATCTTGCATCGCTCGTCATCCTGGGCATCGTGTTTGTTGCTTTCATGACCATCTTCCCGCAAATGACATTGTTCAACAGCCGCACGGAAGCGAAGCTCGAGACGATGAATGAGGCGCGGGTCATTTTGGAAGAGTACCGGGAAGAAAAGTGGAAAGAGAAAACACTTGCTCCTTCGAGATTTACAGCTCAGTGAGACTGGTGGAAAGAGACTGAGCCGAAAAATCCGAATGCAACGATATTAATAAAAAAGCTGCCGGATGAAGGACCGCCCCTCGGCCAGGAGCTGAAACCCGGCATGACCAGATTGCACAAAATCACAATAGAAGTGAACGATAAAGGAAAATTGAGCAGCCGTTCATTCGGCTATATACAAGTCAAGTAGAGGTGAGCATGCTGAAAACTCATAAGGATGAATCCGGCGTAACCCTCGTTGAATTGCTAGCTGTCCTTGTTCTGATATCGCTGGTGACTGGGATTATCTGGACAGCCATTAATATAAGTGTACGGCATAGCGCAGTAGAAACTACTAAACTTCAGCTGCAGCAGGACGCCAACCTGATTATCACCCGGCTGCAGCAAGAACACCGGACGAGAACCTGTTACAGACTGACAGTAGAGTCCTCTGAAGTATCCATCTCCAATTGTGAAGGACAGGATTCCTTTAAATTGGTGCTCGGCAATAGTTACCGGTACAGCAGCTCAGCAGTGAAATCTGAGTATGTACCAAAAAAGAATAACGTCGATAATTTCACCCTGACTGTTCAGGATCCGGAAAATAGAAATCTGGCAGTGGATGTAACAACGTCTATAACTCGATATAAAACAGAGTGAAGGAGGGTGACAGGTGAAACGGACGAAAAACGAAGAAGGATACGCGCTGCTGCTTGTCCTGTTTCTCGTTGTCCTGATTTCAATCCTTGGTGCTGTTTTCATGCGAGCCAGTATCAGTAATGCTAAGCAGGAACAAATCACTTACAGAAACCAGCTGACTTATGTCGCTGCTGAAACTGGTGTCGATTATGTTAAAACCTTTTCGCCAACCAGTACTACGACAAGAAGGATGTAATTGAAACGCAAGTAAAGACATTCCTCGAGAACAGACTTACAACTCCGAATGGTAGAAAGCGACAGCCAAACGAAGCTGATTATACAGCTGCCCGGCAAGAAGGCGCACGACTCCTGGAACTAGCACTGAAGGGTGTTAACGAAAAACGGATCAACAATGCGTCGGTATCTATTGACAACCAGTACAGTTTCAAAGTGAACCCCGATAAGCTGCCAGAGATTTCGCTGCAGACGGATGGCGTTACCATCAAGGTGGCTGGCGGTGTGATAGGAGAGAAGACATCGGACGGCACGATAAGATACCTGACGTTCGAGCAGCAGTTCCGTGTTCCTTCATTTGATCCAGCAGATTCAAGTGTCACAGGCAGCGGCGGAGGGGACTGGGTATACCCAGGAGACAGTACCATTGCAGCGTGCGCAGACAAGACGAAAATTGAAAACAAAAAATGCAAATCAACTGTGACACCCAGCAGGATCAGTGAAATCGACGATTCGACCGTTTACTTTCCGTATGAGTTTTCAACTCTGAATAGACAGAAGCTGGACATTGAAGATTCCAAGGTCTATTTCAAAGGCAGTATGACGGTTGGCGGCAACGAACTTGAAATCGAAGACTCTATTGTCACTTCTGAAGGGTCTGTGAGTGTCACAAAAGACATCGACATCGAAGATTCCCACTTCTATGTAAAAGGTTCCGTCACGTCCGATAAAGATATTGAAACCGAAGACTCTATCGTAAACATAGGCTCCAATTTATATGCTAAAAAAGAGCTTGAAATTGAAGACTCCACTGTGAAGATAGGCGGTTATCTGAAAGCTGATGAAGACATTGAAATCGAAGACTCCACTGTCGAGGTGGCAGGCGAATTAATCGCTGGGAAGGAATTCGAACTGGAAGACTCGAAAATGATTGTCCGAGGAAGTGCTGCGCTTCGGGGAAACACAGAAATCGAGGATTCCTACTTATATATCGGCGGAGCCCTCCACAGCAGCGGAAACAAACTGGAGGTCAAAGACAAATCGAAGGTGTGTGTCGCCGGCTCGCTTCAAATCGATAACAAGCCCGAAATCTCGTCATCCAGCTATATTTACTATAAAGGGGCGTTTGCCTACTATGAAGGCGGGACTCCGAGCAGCCGTATCCAATGCTGTCAGACGCCGATTTTTCAACGAAGTGTCCTGTGACCGCTGCCCCTCCTGCAGAAAGCGGCATCAAGTGGCCATCACCTTCACTTGATGTTGAGTATTAATAATAATCCCGGAGGTACCTATGATTCCATATCTGTTACTATTGGCAGCTGCACTGCTCTCCGCAGGGCTTATCTATTATTTGATACGGATCAACCGACTGCCGCTGATTACCCTTTGGATCGTCCTGCTAGCAACATCCACCGCATTCCTCGCGATGCTCGTCGCGCAGACGATGTCCATCTGTTACGCGCTGCTCGTTATTATCGGTCTGTCGTTCGCGACAGCGGTGCTGCTGGCGAAACGGCAGGAAAGTCATTAAGTTCAGTTTGTTGAATGGAGGTTCGGTTCGTGGGCAATCGAAGGATCATCAATTATTTCATCAGTATCGCTGGCGTGTCACTGTTGCTGTTCGGTATTGCTTCCACCGGTTCGTTTGCGGCGGATCAATTTTTGTTCGGCAAGCGGTTCGGCGCTCATACATATGCCGGGCCGTTCGATCTGTCGAACCGGACGAGCCGCGACGCAGAGATCAAGCTGACGTCCGATCTGCTTGGTATGCAGGACAACCTGCAGGCGGACCTCGTCTACCAAGATGCAAAGATTCCGCTGCCTGCGGAACTCGTCACCTATGATTCATCTGCAACAGTGGACCGGGCACAAACGGAAGCGGAGAACCCGCTCGTGGCCTCAGTCAGTGAAGACGGCCTCCGTGCGCTGCTTGCCCAGGAACTGCCGATGCTGCAGTTCAGCGATTCGGAAGTGGCTTCGATTGCACAGGGGATCAGCGATAAATTATCATCCGGCATCATGCCGCAGTCCGTCCAGCTGACGGAGTATTTGGAAACCACACAGCCTGCCGTCACGGTTGCGTCTGCAGACGTGCCGACAGACGGGTTCTCCCAACAGATGCTGGATGTGCTCGACGCGCTCGATGGTGTGCAGCTTGAGCCGAAAGAGCCATTCTCGCTGCTAGCTTTCATCGAGGAAACGGAAACGGGCCTGCTTTCCGATGACAAGATGACCATTCTCGCTTCGGCTTTGTATGAAGCCGCCCTTCGTACAAATTTCTGGGTGGAGGAACGGACGATCCGGACGGAACTTCTCGACGGAGTCAAGCCGGGATTCGAAGCGGCGATCGACCGTCAGCTCGGGCTCGACTTCGTGCTGACCAATCCGAACCAGACTTCTTACGCAATCCGCTCGAATTGGAGCGGCGGTGCACTGCATGTCGAATATGCCGGTCTCCCGCTCCGTTATGCATACGAACCGTATGTCGCTGAAACGAACAAGTACGAGCCGAAGACGACCGTTCATTATAATAAAGACCTGGCGGCTGGCCGCGTCGATCTGCTGACGGAAGGCCGTGACGGCTCCGAAGTGATCGTCCAGCGCAAAATCCTGGAAGATGGCGGACTCCTGACCGTGGAGCCGGTGTCCGAAGACTTCTACCCTCCGGTCTCCCGTGTCGAGGAGCATGCGCTTGCGCGTCCTGAGACGGAGACACCTGATTCGGGTGGAACCGATACAGGAACGCCGGGCTCCTCGGCGGACGGCGGCTCATCCAGTCCCAACGATTCGTCGCCAGATGGGAATTCATCTGACGGATCGGGCACTGATAATACGCAAAATAATGAGCCCGGCAAACCGGGCACCGATGGTAACAACGATGGGAACTCCGGCAGCCCAGGAAATAGGAAGCCGTCTTCCGGCAATCCAGATGACCAAGTCGGAAGCATCAATGGCAAGCCTTCTGCGAAACCGCAAGGCGACGGCCATATTTACGACAAAGGCGGAAACCTCATCAAGTGACACCCTAACAAGTGAACGTACGTCTGGAGGAAACTACCCATGGCAGCACCCCGTAAACGGCTCGGCGATCTGCTCGTCGAGTCGGGTTTGATCACCACTACACAGCTTGACACGGCGCTTGCCGAGAAACCGCGGGATCAGCGTCTTGGTGATGCGCTGCTTTCCCGCGGGTTCATCACAGAGCAGCAGCTGATCGAAGTGCTTGAATTCCAGCTCGGGATTCCGCACATCAACCTGTTCCGCTATCCGTTTGATCCGAAATTGTTCAACATCGTGCCGAAGGAGTTCGCAAAGCGCAACCTGCTCGTGCCGCTGAAGACGGACGGCGACCGGCTGTTTGTCGCGATGAGCGACCCGATGGACTACCTGACCGTCGAGGATCTTCGCCTGTCAACAGGATTCCATATCGAGACGGCGATCGCCTCGAAAGACGATATTCTGCGGACGATTTCCAAGTATTATGATAATGAATCGTTCGAGGACATCTTCATCGACCAGCCGGAAGAGACGGCGACCCAGCAGCAGCAGGAACTGACGGACCTCGATTCGCCGGTCGTCCGTCTCGTCAACCAGCTCATGGTGTCCGCGGTCACGCAGAAGGCGAGTGACATCCACCTCGATCCCCAGGAGAACGAACTGCTCATCCGGTTCCGTCTCGACGGGATGCTGAAGACGGAGCGGGTGCTGCCGAAGCATATGCAGGGAATGCTGACGGCACGCATCAAAATCCTCGCAAACCTCGACATCACCGAACAGCGGCTGCCGCAGGACGGGCGCATCAAGACGACGATCGATTTCCGGCCGATCGATCTGCGAGTGTCCACCCTGCCGACCATATTAGGTGAAAAGATCGTCATGCGGATCCTGGACTTGAGCAGCTCCCTCAGCGACTTGAAGAAACTCGGGTTCAGCCCTCTCAATCTCGACCGGTTCCTGAATGAAATCACGCGCCCGAATGGCATCGTGCTCATCTCCGGGCCGACGGGATCCGGGAAATCGTCGACGCTGTACGCGGCGCTCAACAAACTGAATGCCGAAGAAGTGAACATCATCACCGTCGAGGACCCGGTCGAGTACCAGCTGTCCGGCGTCAATCAAATCCAGGTGAATCAGAACGTCGGCCTGACGTTTGCGACCGGCCTCCGTTCGATCCTCCGGCAGGACCCCGATATCGTCATGGTCGGTGAGATCCGGGACCGCGATACAGTGGAAATCGCCATCCGCGCGTCACTCACCGGGCACCTTGTCCTCAGCACCATCCATACGAACGATTCCGTTGCATCCATCACGCGATTGCTCGATATGGGTGTCGAGCCGTTCCTCGTGACAGCGTCGCTGAACGCGGTCGTTGCACAGCGGCTTATCCGGAAAGTGTGCCGGGACTGCGGGCGCAAGATGCCGGCGACTGAGCGTGAAAAAGAGATTTTCGCTAAACGCGGCATGACGATCGACCAGGTGAACCGCGGACCGGGCTGCGCGGCCTGTAACATGACGGGCTACCGCGGCCGGGTCGCGATCCATGAGGTATTGATCATCGACGACGCCATGCGGGACTTGATCAACAGCCATGCGACACCTGCAAAGATGCGGGATGCGGCCGTCGACAGCGGCACCGTATTCCTCGTTGACGACGGACTGGAAAAAGTGAAACAGGGCATGACGACGACGGAAGAAGTGCTCCGCGTCGCCTTGCCGGAGTAAGGGGGAATCCATATGATGAAAGACCAGATCAATGACGTTCTGGCAAAAGCAGTGGAACTGCATGCATCAGATATCCACCTGACAATCGGATCGCCGCCCGTCTTCCGGATCAACGGCGACCTGAAACGCTATGGAACCGAGCCGATCGATGAACAGTATACGAAGGGTGCTGTGCAGGCGACGGTGCCGGATAAGCTGTTCCCTGAATTCCGTGAGCATGGACAGGTCGATTACTCGTATGACGTGCCCGGGGTCGCGCGCTTCCGGGTGAATGCGTTCCAGCAGCGGGGCGTGACTTCACTCGCGTTCCGGACGATCCCGACGGACATTCCGACGATCGAGTCGCTGCACATGCCGGGCATCCTGAAAACGCTCGCTGAGACGAAACAGGGGCTCATCCTCGTGACCGGTCCGACGGGTTCCGGGAAATCGACGACCCTTGCGTCAATGATCGACTACTTGAACCAGACATCCCGCAAGCATATTCTGACACTTGAAGATCCGATCGAATACATGCACAGCCACGCAGCGAGCATCATCGACCAGCGGGAAGTCGGCTTCGATGCCGCAACATTCGCGGACGGGCTTCGGGCGGCCCTCCGGCAGGATCCGGATGTGATCCTCGTCGGGGAAATGCGCGATCTCGAGACGATTTCGACCGCAATCACTGCGGCGGAAACGGGGCACCTGGTGCTTGCGACGCTCCACACATGGAGCGCCGCATCGACGATCGACCGGATCATCGACGTGTTCCCGCACGGCCAGCAGGCGCAGATCCGCGTCCAGCTGGCGGGTGTCCTGACGGCTGTCCTGTCGCAGCGGCTCCTGCCGACATCCGACCGGCAGGGGCGCAGGGCAGCCACCGAGCTGATGATCAACAATCCGGCGGTCGCGAACTTGATCCGCTCCGAAAAAGTCCATCAAATCCCGAACGTCATCCAGACAAACCGGGCGGCGGGCATGCATATGATGAATACATCGGTGAAAGAACTGCTCGATAAGGGACTCATTTCGTACGACACAGCTGAGCCATACTTGCAGGAGGAGTCCTGATCATGGCGCGTTTCAAGTACGAAGGGCGGGATGCCCGATCCGTCCGCACGGGCACCATCATCGCGGATAACAAACGGGATGCCGCCCTCAAGCTGAAACGGGACGGCATCCGGGTGAAGAACCTGACCGAACAGGCGGAGACGACGCTGACGAAGGAGATCCATCTCGGCAAGCCGGTCAAGCGCCAGCATTTCATAATGTTCCTAAGGCAGTTCTCGACACTGCTGCGGGCAGGGGTGACGATCGTCGAGGCGATCCGCATCCTCTCCCTCCAGGTGGAAGGCAAGCAGTTCAAGAAGATCCTGACGGAAGTGAATGAAGACTTGCGGACCGGTGGCGCACTGTCCGATTCTTTCGCAAAGCATCCGAAAGCGTTCGAGCCGCTCGTCATCAACATGATCAAAGCCGGGGAGCTGTCGGGTACACTCGACGACTCGCTCGACCGTCTCGCTGTCCATTACGAGAAAGCGTACAAGACTCGCCAGAAAGTCATGTCAGCGTTGTCCTACCCGGTCGTCGTCGGCATCGTCGCGGTCGGGGTTGTCATCTTCCTCCTGACTTTCGTCGTGCCGATGTTCGTCGACCTGTTCGCCAGTGTCGGCGGGGAACTGCCGCTGCTGACGCGCTTCGTCATGACATCGAGTGACTTCGCACTGTCCTACTGGTATGTCATCGTCATGGCGGTTGCGGCAGTCGGCGTCGGCTTCTATCTGCTTCGTTCCAATCCGAAAGGCCGGATGATGACCGATACGTTGCTGCTGCGGCTTCCTGTGTTCGGCGACATTGCCAAGAAATCTGTGCTCGCCACACTGACGCGCACGCTCAGCTCGCTGTTCTCAAGTTCCGTGCCGATCCTGCAGTCGCTTGCGATGACGGAACGCGTCGTCAGCAACGAAGTCGTGAAGAAAGTGCTCGTCCGCTCGCGCGAATCGCTCGAACGCGGCGGTTCGCTCACCGAGCCGATGGAAGGCCACTGGGCATTCCCGCCGCTCATCCCGCATATGATTGCGATCGGCGAACAGACTGGTTCGCTCGATTCGATGCTCGCGAAAGTCGCCGATTTCTACGAAAGCGAAGTGGATGCCTCGACGGAACGGCTGAAAGCGCTCATCGAACCGATCATGATCGTCCTGCTTGCTGGATTAGTCGGGACTATTGTACTTGCAATTCTGCTGCCGATGTTCGATCTATTTAATCAAATCGATAACTTATAGACTATTGGAATCACCGATCAGCAAGTTTTTTAGAAATTCCATAGAGTAATAGATAGACTTCTCTGGAACTTTTGATATACTGACAATAAGAACAAAAGCAAGTACACTAAGGAGGAGAACACATGAAGGAGTTTCTTCAGAAGAAAATCAAGAACGAAAAGGGCCTGACCCTCGTCGAATTGCTCGCAGTCATTGTCATTTTGGGTATTATCGCAGCGATTGCTGTGCCGTCGATTGGGAATATCATACAAAACTCCCGTGAAAAAGCAGTTTTAGCTGATGCCACAAATGCAATAGAAGCAGCTAATCTATTCTTCGCTGAACATCCTGATAAGACAACTGTATCTTTAAAGACTGCTAGTACAGAAGGCGGCTATAAGTTAGAGCCAGAGTATTTACAAGAAAGTTCGCTAACTTCTGCAACTGTAAACAAGAAAGACGATAACTCATTAACTATTACTTTTTCAGGTGAGGCGGGTAAGAAGACTGTCTCAGCTACTGATGCTACCAAGAAAGACTTGAGTGAGAAAACTGATGTAATTAAAATCGGAACAACCAGTAAACCAAGCAAGTAAGGAGCCAACCCATGCAAATCCCATTCACCCGCCCGAAGCGGCCGGTCTCGATGACAATTGAAGAAGACGCGGTCCGCTATGTGAAGCTGAAGGCGGGGGAGGACCTGGTCGTCGAAGAAGCGGTCGACGTGCCGCTTGCGCCGAATATCGTGCATGACGGCCGGGTCGTGGATCCTGCAGGGCTGGTGTCCGTGCTTGACGGGCTGGCGAAGGAGTGGGGCATTGCCAAACGCGGTGTCCAGTTCCTCGCGCCCGATACATATGTGATGATCCGGAAAGTGCCGTATCCGGAGGACGTGCTGGATGATGAACTGAAGGGGCACTTTTTCATAGAAATCGGGTCATCGATCTATTTGCCGTTCGATGATCCGGTTTTTGACGTGGTGCCGTATTTGCCGAATACCACATCCAACGAAGCGATCTTGATCGCCTCGAAGGAAAGCGTGCTGCATGGCTACGAGGAGGCATTCGCGTCCGCGAAGTTCGATCCGCTCGTCGCGGACATCGCACCGCTCGCCCTCTACCGGCTCGCCCACCGGCAGCATCAGTTCACGGGGGACGAGCACGTGATGCTCGCAGATCTGACCGCCGGCAAGCTCGTCGTGTCGATCTTCCACGAACATTACCCGCTGTTCATGCGGCCGGTCGATCTTGAAAGTGCCGCAGATATCAATGTAGCATCGCCGGACCTTCCGGCGTCGAGTTCGCTGCTGTCGCCCCAGGCGATCGTGCAGGAACTCGAGAAACTCGTCAATTTCTACCGCTACAATATGTGGAATGGCACTGCGACGATCACCCATGTGCTTGTCAACGGCCTCTATGCCGATCTCGATGACCTGCTGGCGCTTGCGTCCGGCCGGCTCCATGTTGCGGCGAGTCCGCTGCTGCCCGAACCGCTGCTGTTTGCATCCGGCGGGGCGGTGCCGTCATCGTTCAACCGGACGATCGGACTTGCACTGAAAGAGGTGTCCCATGCTAGTCGACATTAACTTACTGCCGGAAAAGGAGAGGGAACGTTCCGGTTTCCTGGTTGCCGCGCTGGGCGTCATCGGCGCGGCTCTTCTTGTCTGGCTCGTGTTTTTTCTCCTTGCCCGGAGTCTGACCGCCGACACGGAACGCCTTGACGATCAGCTGATCCACCTTCAGGCGACCCAGGCGGAATTGTCCGGCCGTCTGAACCGTTCGGACAGCGCTCAGGCGCATGATGAACTGGCGGCAAGCGTCGAGTGGGCGGAAAATTACCGCTATGAGACCGCTCCGCTGCTTGAGGACCTGACCGCCCAGCTGCCGCGGCGCGGATTTTTCCGGTCGTTCGCGTTCGCCGCGCCCCACCAGGCGACGGTCGAAGTGCAGTTTGACGATAAAACCGAAGCGGCGTACTACCTGACGCGCATCCAGGCGTCCGAAGCGATTCAGACCGCGTCCCTTGAATCGGTCGAAACCGAGGAAATCGAGGATACGGCCGATACAACGGACGGCGGCACAGCCGTCATCCGCCGCTTCCTGCCGCGGTATATCGCCACCTATACGATTTTCTTCAACGATCCGCGCGGGACGCTCGACGGAGCAGCGCCTGCCGTGCCGGAAGAAACGCCGCCTGCGACCGATGCACCGCCTGAAACCGATGACCCGGCAGCGGATGGAACAGTGCCGGACGCTGAACCGCCGGCCGATACGGAACAGGAGGGATCCGATGCGGAGTCTGACTAAACGGCAGAAGGACCTCGCCGTCCTCATCCTGTCGATCATCTTTTTCCTGCTGCTGGCAGCGTACAGCTGGTATCAGCTATATGCGCCGGCACGGGAGGCCAATGAACAGGCGGTCAGCTCACTCGCCGACCAGCGCGAGGTCCTGTTCGAACTGCAGCGTCAAGTCGCGGCCCAGCCGGAAGAGGTCTCGTCCAATTCGCGGCCTCTCCAGCAGAAAGTGCCTGTGCTGCCGCTCGAGGAACAGCTCCTCGTCCAGCTGGAGAAGGCGGAAGTGAAGTCACGTGCGGACATCCGGGACGTGCAGTTCATAAAAGGGGAGGCAGGGACGGAACTGACGGACCCTGCAGCGGAGTCTTCCGAGACCGTGGACGCCCCGGAGCCTTCTCCCGAGACGGCCATCCAGGTGATGACGGTCGACGTCGAGCTGACGGCTTCTGATTACAGTCAGGTCGACCGGTTCATCCGCGAAATCGAAAAAATGGAGCGCATCTTCATTGTCCAGTCGATCGAGCTGACGCCGCCTGAGGAGCAGCGGGAAGTCGAAGAGGAGACGGTGCCGCTCGAATTGACCCTGTCGTTCCAGGCGTTCTACCGCCCGGATCTCACGGAACTGTTCAGCGAGACGCCGAAACTTGATGCACCTGACCCGGCCGGCAAGGACGATCCGACCGCCCGCCAGGATGAGGAGGACGCCGAATGACGATTGTCTGGGCAGTCTTGTTCTTCATCTACGGGACGGTGTTCGGCTCGTTCTATAACGTGGTCGGCTTACGCGTCCCGAAAAAGGAGTCGGTTGTCACCCCGCCGTCGCATTGCACCGTATGCGACCGCCGGCTGACACTGCCGGATCTCGTCCCTGTACTGTCGTTCGTGTTCCTGCGCGGCAGATGCCGGGGATGCGGCACGAGGATCAATCCGATCTATCCGTTCATGGAGTTCGTGACCGGCCTGCTGTTTGCGTGGGCGTTCCTGCATTTCGGTTTCACGGCGGAACTCACCGTTGCACTCGTTTTCCTGTCGATGCTCGTCATCATCACGGTGTCCGATATCGCATATATGCTTATTCCGAATAAAGTGCTGCTGCCGGCGGGGATCGTGCTTGCAGTCCTCCGTCTTGTCAGTCCGCTGAGCCCTTGGTGGGACAGCCTGCTCGGTGCATTGATCGGCTTCGGCGTGCTGTTCCTGATCGCCGTCGTGTCGAAAGGCGGCATGGGGGGCGGCGACATCAAGCTGTTCTTCGTGCTCGGTCTCGTGCTCGGCACGGAACTCACGCTGCTCACACTGTTCCTCGCAGCGCTGATCGGTTCGATTGTCGGTATCATCCATCTCAGGAGGACGGGACAGGGACGGAAGACGCCGGTGCCGTTCGGTCCGTCGATCGCTGTCGCCGCCGTCATCTGCTATTTTGCAGGGGATGCGCTTGTCGGATGGTATCTTTCGCTGTTAGCTTGAGTCGAACAATTCTTCAGAACAAGACGACAGGAGTCTTGTTCTTTTTTGCGTCCGCCCTGCTACGATGGAACGAGGGGGGATTGCGATGAATTTCAAAAAAAAGTATTCGAAACTGACGATCATGCTCGCGCTCGGACAAGGGGTGCTGCTCGGCATCATCGCCGTTGCGGTCGTCGGCTTCATTCTCATGAAGACGGATGCGCCGGATGCTGCCGCGACACCAGAACCGAATGTACCGGCAAACGGTCCGGCGGCGGCCGATCCGAAATTGGAGGCCAAAGCGGGGGAAGTGCCGGCACTCGGTGCACCTGTTGCGATGTATGCACGCCAGCACGGGGTGTTCTCGTCGAAGGGATCTGCAGCGGCCTTCATAGCCGACAGCCAGGTGCCGGCCGCAGCGGT comes from Sporosarcina trichiuri and encodes:
- a CDS encoding G5 domain-containing protein, whose protein sequence is MGNRRIINYFISIAGVSLLLFGIASTGSFAADQFLFGKRFGAHTYAGPFDLSNRTSRDAEIKLTSDLLGMQDNLQADLVYQDAKIPLPAELVTYDSSATVDRAQTEAENPLVASVSEDGLRALLAQELPMLQFSDSEVASIAQGISDKLSSGIMPQSVQLTEYLETTQPAVTVASADVPTDGFSQQMLDVLDALDGVQLEPKEPFSLLAFIEETETGLLSDDKMTILASALYEAALRTNFWVEERTIRTELLDGVKPGFEAAIDRQLGLDFVLTNPNQTSYAIRSNWSGGALHVEYAGLPLRYAYEPYVAETNKYEPKTTVHYNKDLAAGRVDLLTEGRDGSEVIVQRKILEDGGLLTVEPVSEDFYPPVSRVEEHALARPETETPDSGGTDTGTPGSSADGGSSSPNDSSPDGNSSDGSGTDNTQNNEPGKPGTDGNNDGNSGSPGNRKPSSGNPDDQVGSINGKPSAKPQGDGHIYDKGGNLIK
- a CDS encoding sensor domain-containing diguanylate cyclase, producing the protein MLDYPKRQFTAFALWLLVVPVAVWLVYDRFPFETVNYGFLSANFVMMLVALSMSFKVFSNSVPVERWIIFVVFFQYGLFAEMIFMQIALLTLQFLSKSSLPPLYRFSTNSLMFTLVSIFSAGMFYLAGGSTAEPTLWSFTFAAIIYAISYSLINSLIIFCMTKLEGESTENEWKLTIWDLATSLVFIPLAVAYSLLADQLGNYSLLLLGAPFLIILLIIKRFAFSGEFQEKLSSAVEMGHELTDSLLTDEVIEKFIEKIKHVVNYDQLYLLDVTKQKELKLLTCSEAGEIAENSHFFTCDPDSYHLMNAEKAVIHPTAKEIRKLTQFSFSNSVQSLLIAPVIRNGTTEGFLILTSFRKNFFEDLDKRMAELLTGYFETSIVKAYHYEKTLAVSERCGLTKLNNFRYLTKQMTREMDRIRSGELSDLSAIIMDIDHFKSINDTYGHQSGNDILVTFADILRKYETNDRTLARYGGEEFVLLLPDMTKDGAADLAERIRREVEETLFTIQPDLSKERKRIGIRLTVSLGVSSIPEDTDSESSLLRNADRALYIGGKQAGRNRVGIYEADRSKPIGI
- a CDS encoding prepilin-type N-terminal cleavage/methylation domain-containing protein, which gives rise to MLKTHKDESGVTLVELLAVLVLISLVTGIIWTAINISVRHSAVETTKLQLQQDANLIITRLQQEHRTRTCYRLTVESSEVSISNCEGQDSFKLVLGNSYRYSSSAVKSEYVPKKNNVDNFTLTVQDPENRNLAVDVTTSITRYKTE
- a CDS encoding type IV pilus twitching motility protein PilT; this encodes MKDQINDVLAKAVELHASDIHLTIGSPPVFRINGDLKRYGTEPIDEQYTKGAVQATVPDKLFPEFREHGQVDYSYDVPGVARFRVNAFQQRGVTSLAFRTIPTDIPTIESLHMPGILKTLAETKQGLILVTGPTGSGKSTTLASMIDYLNQTSRKHILTLEDPIEYMHSHAASIIDQREVGFDAATFADGLRAALRQDPDVILVGEMRDLETISTAITAAETGHLVLATLHTWSAASTIDRIIDVFPHGQQAQIRVQLAGVLTAVLSQRLLPTSDRQGRRAATELMINNPAVANLIRSEKVHQIPNVIQTNRAAGMHMMNTSVKELLDKGLISYDTAEPYLQEES
- a CDS encoding GspE/PulE family protein translates to MAAPRKRLGDLLVESGLITTTQLDTALAEKPRDQRLGDALLSRGFITEQQLIEVLEFQLGIPHINLFRYPFDPKLFNIVPKEFAKRNLLVPLKTDGDRLFVAMSDPMDYLTVEDLRLSTGFHIETAIASKDDILRTISKYYDNESFEDIFIDQPEETATQQQQELTDLDSPVVRLVNQLMVSAVTQKASDIHLDPQENELLIRFRLDGMLKTERVLPKHMQGMLTARIKILANLDITEQRLPQDGRIKTTIDFRPIDLRVSTLPTILGEKIVMRILDLSSSLSDLKKLGFSPLNLDRFLNEITRPNGIVLISGPTGSGKSSTLYAALNKLNAEEVNIITVEDPVEYQLSGVNQIQVNQNVGLTFATGLRSILRQDPDIVMVGEIRDRDTVEIAIRASLTGHLVLSTIHTNDSVASITRLLDMGVEPFLVTASLNAVVAQRLIRKVCRDCGRKMPATEREKEIFAKRGMTIDQVNRGPGCAACNMTGYRGRVAIHEVLIIDDAMRDLINSHATPAKMRDAAVDSGTVFLVDDGLEKVKQGMTTTEEVLRVALPE